One part of the Lotus japonicus ecotype B-129 chromosome 2, LjGifu_v1.2 genome encodes these proteins:
- the LOC130737738 gene encoding uncharacterized protein LOC130737738 isoform X1, with the protein MGHQLHGTGTVFLNRLCFYDCPRLFKQKTCSYTAKVGKFQKLNVASLAMQGRGEFADDVARSFNHKTNIGIGGELNGIPHIQTLREFPREELWGKVVMVRFDSKILLRQEFDQKTRSVLNAVFTIKYLHEAGAQVILVSDWCMKTSELHTESVADFLTAVLQIQVVPLQGISDNKQSKMLGLKKENIHLLENLSHIKEEVANCLEFARVLSSGVDIFINDSFSNSHKVLASTVGVTRFCYCYACLAGFHFEEKLCLLKNVAEARRKPYVAIIGGGNLYEKAASFQLLASKCQCFVFVGKMSFQVMHALGVSVPLDLVDQKGIDEALDIVRLAKDRNVQILYPKDFWCRSKCDPKQLQVFPSHGILNGWVPVDFGPLSLDEIGSMLTNCKKVIWIGPVNFFDSSNDTNGASKLAKILDRQSQCNCEITVVGTMACQLVRREKSLLSFINMIEGASVVWEFLKGRKLPGVLAIDRAYPFEINWNSIYSDPAQPLAVDIGSGNGLFLLEMAKRRKHLNFLGLEINEKLVLRCLDSIHQFRIKNGYFIATNATSTFRSIISTYPGELVIVSIQCPNPDFNKPEHRWRMLQRSLIEPVVDLLASDGKVFLQSDVKDVAIRMKEQFLRYGKGKLELEPDKCNGQSEWLKENPFGVMSDWEKHVLERGAPMYRMMFSKSSATSEVSVEDLVHKAG; encoded by the exons ATGGGCCACCAACTTCATGGAACAGGAACAGTCTTCTTAAACAGATTATGTTTCTATGACTGCCCCAGGTTGTTTAAACAAAAAACATGCTCTTATACAGCAAAAGTTGGCAAATTTCAGAAATTAAATGTTGCCTCGTTGGCTATGCAAG GAAGGGGGGAGTTCGCAGATGATGTTGCTCGCTCATTTAACCATAAG ACTAACATCGGTATTGGAGGAGAGTTGAATGGTATTCCTCATATACAAACTCTTAGAGAATTTCCTAGGGAGGAGCTTTGGGGAAAAGTTGTTATGGTCAGATTTGATTCTAAAATATTGCTCAGACAAGAGTTTGACCAGAAGACTCGATCAGTTCTCAATGCGGTATTTACAATTAAATATTTACATGAAGCCGGAGCACAGGTCATCCTGGTCAGTGATTGGTGTATGAAAACTTCAGAGCTTCACACAGAGTCAGTTGCAG ATTTCTTAACAGCTGTGCTTCAAATACAAGTTGTTCCCCTTCAAGGCATCTCTGATAACAAGCAATCAAAGATGTTGGGCCTTAAGAAAGAGAATATCCATCTTCTTGAAAATCTTTCTCATATTAAAGAAGAAGTTGCAAATTGTTTGGAGTTTGCTAGAGTATTATCATCAGGAGTTGATATCTTTATCAATGATTCCTTCTCCAACTCTCACAAAGTTCTAGCATCAACTGTTGGCGTTACTCGTTTCTGCTATTGCTATGCCTGTTTAGCTGGTTTTCACTTTGAGGAGAAGCTTTGTCTCTTGAAGAATGTTGCAGAAGCCAGACGGAAGCCGTATGTTGCAATT ATTGGAGGGGGTAATCTTTATGAGAAAGCAGCTTCCTTTCAGCTTTTAGCTTCCAAATGTcagtgttttgtttttgttggaAAGATGTCATTTCAAGTAATGCATGCATTAGGAGTATCAGTTCCTCTTGATTTGGTGGATCAGAAGGGAATTGATGAAGCTCTCGATATAGTGAGACTTGCGAAAGATAGAAATGTGCAGATTCTTTACCCAAAAGATTTTTGGTGCCGAAGTAAATGTGATCCAAAGCAATTGCAAGTATTTCCTTCTCATGGAATTTTGAATG GTTGGGTGCCCGTTGACTTTGGACCTCTGTCATTGGATGAAATTGGTTCCATGCTTACAAATTGCAAG AAAGTAATTTGGATAGGTCCAGTGAATTTCTTTGATTCAAGTAATGACACAAATGGGGCATCTAAATTGGCAAAAATTCTTGATCGACAAAGCCAATGCAACTGTGAAATAACTGTGGTTGGGACGATGGCATGCCAACTAGTGAGACGTGAAAAAAGTTTATTATCCTTTATAAACATGATTGAGGGTGCTTCAGTTGTATGGGAATTTCTCAAAGGAAGAAAGCTCCCTGGTGTCTTGGCTATCGACAGA GCATACCCTTTTGAAATCAACTGGAATAGCATTTATTCTGACCCAGCTCAACCTCTGGCCGTTGATATAGGAAGTG GTAATGGGCTTTTTCTTCTTGAAATGGCTAAAAGGAGGAAACATTTAAACTTCCTAGGTTTGGAGATTAATGAAAAG CTTGTTTTGCGATGTCTGGATTCTATTCATCAGTTTAGAATAAAGAATGG GTACTTTATTGCTACAAATGCAACATCAACATTCCGTTCCATTATCTCTACCTACCCAGGAGAATTAGTTATTGTCTCAATACAG TGTCCAAACCCTGATTTCAATAAACCTGAGCATAGATGGAGAATGCTTCAGAGATCTTTAATTGAACCAGTGGTGGATCTTCTAGCATCTGATGGGAAG GTCTTTCTGCAATCTGATGTAAAAGATGTGGCAATAAGAATGAAAGAACAATTTTTAAGATATGGCAAGGGTAAGCTTGAATTGGAGCCTGACAAGTGCAATGGCCAAAGTGAGTGGCTTAAGGAAAACCCGTTTGGAGTTATGTCAGATTGGGAAAAGCATGTTCTGGAGCGAGGGGCCCCTATGTACAGAATGATGTTTTCTAAATCATCTGCTACTAGTGAAGTTTCAGTTGAAGATCTAGTACATAAAGCTGGCTAA
- the LOC130737738 gene encoding uncharacterized protein LOC130737738 isoform X3, with translation MLPRWLCKEGGSSQMMLLAHLTIREELWGKVVMVRFDSKILLRQEFDQKTRSVLNAVFTIKYLHEAGAQVILVSDWCMKTSELHTESVADFLTAVLQIQVVPLQGISDNKQSKMLGLKKENIHLLENLSHIKEEVANCLEFARVLSSGVDIFINDSFSNSHKVLASTVGVTRFCYCYACLAGFHFEEKLCLLKNVAEARRKPYVAIIGGGNLYEKAASFQLLASKCQCFVFVGKMSFQVMHALGVSVPLDLVDQKGIDEALDIVRLAKDRNVQILYPKDFWCRSKCDPKQLQVFPSHGILNGWVPVDFGPLSLDEIGSMLTNCKKVIWIGPVNFFDSSNDTNGASKLAKILDRQSQCNCEITVVGTMACQLVRREKSLLSFINMIEGASVVWEFLKGRKLPGVLAIDRAYPFEINWNSIYSDPAQPLAVDIGSGNGLFLLEMAKRRKHLNFLGLEINEKLVLRCLDSIHQFRIKNGYFIATNATSTFRSIISTYPGELVIVSIQCPNPDFNKPEHRWRMLQRSLIEPVVDLLASDGKVFLQSDVKDVAIRMKEQFLRYGKGKLELEPDKCNGQSEWLKENPFGVMSDWEKHVLERGAPMYRMMFSKSSATSEVSVEDLVHKAG, from the exons ATGTTGCCTCGTTGGCTATGCAAG GAAGGGGGGAGTTCGCAGATGATGTTGCTCGCTCATTTAACCATAAG GGAGGAGCTTTGGGGAAAAGTTGTTATGGTCAGATTTGATTCTAAAATATTGCTCAGACAAGAGTTTGACCAGAAGACTCGATCAGTTCTCAATGCGGTATTTACAATTAAATATTTACATGAAGCCGGAGCACAGGTCATCCTGGTCAGTGATTGGTGTATGAAAACTTCAGAGCTTCACACAGAGTCAGTTGCAG ATTTCTTAACAGCTGTGCTTCAAATACAAGTTGTTCCCCTTCAAGGCATCTCTGATAACAAGCAATCAAAGATGTTGGGCCTTAAGAAAGAGAATATCCATCTTCTTGAAAATCTTTCTCATATTAAAGAAGAAGTTGCAAATTGTTTGGAGTTTGCTAGAGTATTATCATCAGGAGTTGATATCTTTATCAATGATTCCTTCTCCAACTCTCACAAAGTTCTAGCATCAACTGTTGGCGTTACTCGTTTCTGCTATTGCTATGCCTGTTTAGCTGGTTTTCACTTTGAGGAGAAGCTTTGTCTCTTGAAGAATGTTGCAGAAGCCAGACGGAAGCCGTATGTTGCAATT ATTGGAGGGGGTAATCTTTATGAGAAAGCAGCTTCCTTTCAGCTTTTAGCTTCCAAATGTcagtgttttgtttttgttggaAAGATGTCATTTCAAGTAATGCATGCATTAGGAGTATCAGTTCCTCTTGATTTGGTGGATCAGAAGGGAATTGATGAAGCTCTCGATATAGTGAGACTTGCGAAAGATAGAAATGTGCAGATTCTTTACCCAAAAGATTTTTGGTGCCGAAGTAAATGTGATCCAAAGCAATTGCAAGTATTTCCTTCTCATGGAATTTTGAATG GTTGGGTGCCCGTTGACTTTGGACCTCTGTCATTGGATGAAATTGGTTCCATGCTTACAAATTGCAAG AAAGTAATTTGGATAGGTCCAGTGAATTTCTTTGATTCAAGTAATGACACAAATGGGGCATCTAAATTGGCAAAAATTCTTGATCGACAAAGCCAATGCAACTGTGAAATAACTGTGGTTGGGACGATGGCATGCCAACTAGTGAGACGTGAAAAAAGTTTATTATCCTTTATAAACATGATTGAGGGTGCTTCAGTTGTATGGGAATTTCTCAAAGGAAGAAAGCTCCCTGGTGTCTTGGCTATCGACAGA GCATACCCTTTTGAAATCAACTGGAATAGCATTTATTCTGACCCAGCTCAACCTCTGGCCGTTGATATAGGAAGTG GTAATGGGCTTTTTCTTCTTGAAATGGCTAAAAGGAGGAAACATTTAAACTTCCTAGGTTTGGAGATTAATGAAAAG CTTGTTTTGCGATGTCTGGATTCTATTCATCAGTTTAGAATAAAGAATGG GTACTTTATTGCTACAAATGCAACATCAACATTCCGTTCCATTATCTCTACCTACCCAGGAGAATTAGTTATTGTCTCAATACAG TGTCCAAACCCTGATTTCAATAAACCTGAGCATAGATGGAGAATGCTTCAGAGATCTTTAATTGAACCAGTGGTGGATCTTCTAGCATCTGATGGGAAG GTCTTTCTGCAATCTGATGTAAAAGATGTGGCAATAAGAATGAAAGAACAATTTTTAAGATATGGCAAGGGTAAGCTTGAATTGGAGCCTGACAAGTGCAATGGCCAAAGTGAGTGGCTTAAGGAAAACCCGTTTGGAGTTATGTCAGATTGGGAAAAGCATGTTCTGGAGCGAGGGGCCCCTATGTACAGAATGATGTTTTCTAAATCATCTGCTACTAGTGAAGTTTCAGTTGAAGATCTAGTACATAAAGCTGGCTAA
- the LOC130737738 gene encoding uncharacterized protein LOC130737738 isoform X2: protein MGHQLHGTGTVFLNRLCFYDCPRLFKQKTCSYTAKVGKFQKLNVASLAMQGRGEFADDVARSFNHKTNIGIGGELNGIPHIQTLREFPREELWGKVVMVRFDSKILLRQEFDQKTRSVLNAVFTIKYLHEAGAQVILVSDWCMKTSELHTESVADFLTAVLQIQVVPLQGISDNKQSKMLGLKKENIHLLENLSHIKEEVANCLEFARVLSSGVDIFINDSFSNSHKVLASTVGVTRFCYCYACLAGFHFEEKLCLLKNVAEARRKPYVAIIGGGNLYEKAASFQLLASKCQCFVFVGKMSFQVMHALGVSVPLDLVDQKGIDEALDIVRLAKDRNVQILYPKDFWCRSKCDPKQLQVFPSHGILNGWVPVDFGPLSLDEIGSMLTNCKKVIWIGPVNFFDSSNDTNGASKLAKILDRQSQCNCEITVVGTMACQLVRREKSLLSFINMIEGASVVWEFLKGRKLPGVLAIDRAYPFEINWNSIYSDPAQPLAVDIGSGNGLFLLEMAKRRKHLNFLGLEINEKLVLRCLDSIHQFRIKNGYFIATNATSTFRSIISTYPGELVIVSIQVFLQSDVKDVAIRMKEQFLRYGKGKLELEPDKCNGQSEWLKENPFGVMSDWEKHVLERGAPMYRMMFSKSSATSEVSVEDLVHKAG, encoded by the exons ATGGGCCACCAACTTCATGGAACAGGAACAGTCTTCTTAAACAGATTATGTTTCTATGACTGCCCCAGGTTGTTTAAACAAAAAACATGCTCTTATACAGCAAAAGTTGGCAAATTTCAGAAATTAAATGTTGCCTCGTTGGCTATGCAAG GAAGGGGGGAGTTCGCAGATGATGTTGCTCGCTCATTTAACCATAAG ACTAACATCGGTATTGGAGGAGAGTTGAATGGTATTCCTCATATACAAACTCTTAGAGAATTTCCTAGGGAGGAGCTTTGGGGAAAAGTTGTTATGGTCAGATTTGATTCTAAAATATTGCTCAGACAAGAGTTTGACCAGAAGACTCGATCAGTTCTCAATGCGGTATTTACAATTAAATATTTACATGAAGCCGGAGCACAGGTCATCCTGGTCAGTGATTGGTGTATGAAAACTTCAGAGCTTCACACAGAGTCAGTTGCAG ATTTCTTAACAGCTGTGCTTCAAATACAAGTTGTTCCCCTTCAAGGCATCTCTGATAACAAGCAATCAAAGATGTTGGGCCTTAAGAAAGAGAATATCCATCTTCTTGAAAATCTTTCTCATATTAAAGAAGAAGTTGCAAATTGTTTGGAGTTTGCTAGAGTATTATCATCAGGAGTTGATATCTTTATCAATGATTCCTTCTCCAACTCTCACAAAGTTCTAGCATCAACTGTTGGCGTTACTCGTTTCTGCTATTGCTATGCCTGTTTAGCTGGTTTTCACTTTGAGGAGAAGCTTTGTCTCTTGAAGAATGTTGCAGAAGCCAGACGGAAGCCGTATGTTGCAATT ATTGGAGGGGGTAATCTTTATGAGAAAGCAGCTTCCTTTCAGCTTTTAGCTTCCAAATGTcagtgttttgtttttgttggaAAGATGTCATTTCAAGTAATGCATGCATTAGGAGTATCAGTTCCTCTTGATTTGGTGGATCAGAAGGGAATTGATGAAGCTCTCGATATAGTGAGACTTGCGAAAGATAGAAATGTGCAGATTCTTTACCCAAAAGATTTTTGGTGCCGAAGTAAATGTGATCCAAAGCAATTGCAAGTATTTCCTTCTCATGGAATTTTGAATG GTTGGGTGCCCGTTGACTTTGGACCTCTGTCATTGGATGAAATTGGTTCCATGCTTACAAATTGCAAG AAAGTAATTTGGATAGGTCCAGTGAATTTCTTTGATTCAAGTAATGACACAAATGGGGCATCTAAATTGGCAAAAATTCTTGATCGACAAAGCCAATGCAACTGTGAAATAACTGTGGTTGGGACGATGGCATGCCAACTAGTGAGACGTGAAAAAAGTTTATTATCCTTTATAAACATGATTGAGGGTGCTTCAGTTGTATGGGAATTTCTCAAAGGAAGAAAGCTCCCTGGTGTCTTGGCTATCGACAGA GCATACCCTTTTGAAATCAACTGGAATAGCATTTATTCTGACCCAGCTCAACCTCTGGCCGTTGATATAGGAAGTG GTAATGGGCTTTTTCTTCTTGAAATGGCTAAAAGGAGGAAACATTTAAACTTCCTAGGTTTGGAGATTAATGAAAAG CTTGTTTTGCGATGTCTGGATTCTATTCATCAGTTTAGAATAAAGAATGG GTACTTTATTGCTACAAATGCAACATCAACATTCCGTTCCATTATCTCTACCTACCCAGGAGAATTAGTTATTGTCTCAATACAG GTCTTTCTGCAATCTGATGTAAAAGATGTGGCAATAAGAATGAAAGAACAATTTTTAAGATATGGCAAGGGTAAGCTTGAATTGGAGCCTGACAAGTGCAATGGCCAAAGTGAGTGGCTTAAGGAAAACCCGTTTGGAGTTATGTCAGATTGGGAAAAGCATGTTCTGGAGCGAGGGGCCCCTATGTACAGAATGATGTTTTCTAAATCATCTGCTACTAGTGAAGTTTCAGTTGAAGATCTAGTACATAAAGCTGGCTAA
- the LOC130737738 gene encoding uncharacterized protein LOC130737738 isoform X4, whose amino-acid sequence MGHQLHGTGTVFLNRLCFYDCPRLFKQKTCSYTAKVGKFQKLNVASLAMQGRGEFADDVARSFNHKTNIGIGGELNGIPHIQTLREFPREELWGKVVMVRFDSKILLRQEFDQKTRSVLNAVFTIKYLHEAGAQVILVSDWCMKTSELHTESVADFLTAVLQIQVVPLQGISDNKQSKMLGLKKENIHLLENLSHIKEEVANCLEFARVLSSGVDIFINDSFSNSHKVLASTVGVTRFCYCYACLAGFHFEEKLCLLKNVAEARRKPYVAIIGGGNLYEKAASFQLLASKCQCFVFVGKMSFQVMHALGVSVPLDLVDQKGIDEALDIVRLAKDRNVQILYPKDFWCRSKCDPKQLQVFPSHGILNGWVPVDFGPLSLDEIGSMLTNCKKVIWIGPVNFFDSSNDTNGASKLAKILDRQSQCNCEITVVGTMACQLVRREKSLLSFINMIEGASVVWEFLKGRKLPGVLAIDRAYPFEINWNSIYSDPAQPLAVDIGSGNGLFLLEMAKRRKHLNFLGLEINEKLVLRCLDSIHQFRIKNGYFIATNATSTFRSIISTYPGELVIVSIQCPNPDFNKPEHRWRMLQRSLIEPVVDLLASDGKVSGLPHC is encoded by the exons ATGGGCCACCAACTTCATGGAACAGGAACAGTCTTCTTAAACAGATTATGTTTCTATGACTGCCCCAGGTTGTTTAAACAAAAAACATGCTCTTATACAGCAAAAGTTGGCAAATTTCAGAAATTAAATGTTGCCTCGTTGGCTATGCAAG GAAGGGGGGAGTTCGCAGATGATGTTGCTCGCTCATTTAACCATAAG ACTAACATCGGTATTGGAGGAGAGTTGAATGGTATTCCTCATATACAAACTCTTAGAGAATTTCCTAGGGAGGAGCTTTGGGGAAAAGTTGTTATGGTCAGATTTGATTCTAAAATATTGCTCAGACAAGAGTTTGACCAGAAGACTCGATCAGTTCTCAATGCGGTATTTACAATTAAATATTTACATGAAGCCGGAGCACAGGTCATCCTGGTCAGTGATTGGTGTATGAAAACTTCAGAGCTTCACACAGAGTCAGTTGCAG ATTTCTTAACAGCTGTGCTTCAAATACAAGTTGTTCCCCTTCAAGGCATCTCTGATAACAAGCAATCAAAGATGTTGGGCCTTAAGAAAGAGAATATCCATCTTCTTGAAAATCTTTCTCATATTAAAGAAGAAGTTGCAAATTGTTTGGAGTTTGCTAGAGTATTATCATCAGGAGTTGATATCTTTATCAATGATTCCTTCTCCAACTCTCACAAAGTTCTAGCATCAACTGTTGGCGTTACTCGTTTCTGCTATTGCTATGCCTGTTTAGCTGGTTTTCACTTTGAGGAGAAGCTTTGTCTCTTGAAGAATGTTGCAGAAGCCAGACGGAAGCCGTATGTTGCAATT ATTGGAGGGGGTAATCTTTATGAGAAAGCAGCTTCCTTTCAGCTTTTAGCTTCCAAATGTcagtgttttgtttttgttggaAAGATGTCATTTCAAGTAATGCATGCATTAGGAGTATCAGTTCCTCTTGATTTGGTGGATCAGAAGGGAATTGATGAAGCTCTCGATATAGTGAGACTTGCGAAAGATAGAAATGTGCAGATTCTTTACCCAAAAGATTTTTGGTGCCGAAGTAAATGTGATCCAAAGCAATTGCAAGTATTTCCTTCTCATGGAATTTTGAATG GTTGGGTGCCCGTTGACTTTGGACCTCTGTCATTGGATGAAATTGGTTCCATGCTTACAAATTGCAAG AAAGTAATTTGGATAGGTCCAGTGAATTTCTTTGATTCAAGTAATGACACAAATGGGGCATCTAAATTGGCAAAAATTCTTGATCGACAAAGCCAATGCAACTGTGAAATAACTGTGGTTGGGACGATGGCATGCCAACTAGTGAGACGTGAAAAAAGTTTATTATCCTTTATAAACATGATTGAGGGTGCTTCAGTTGTATGGGAATTTCTCAAAGGAAGAAAGCTCCCTGGTGTCTTGGCTATCGACAGA GCATACCCTTTTGAAATCAACTGGAATAGCATTTATTCTGACCCAGCTCAACCTCTGGCCGTTGATATAGGAAGTG GTAATGGGCTTTTTCTTCTTGAAATGGCTAAAAGGAGGAAACATTTAAACTTCCTAGGTTTGGAGATTAATGAAAAG CTTGTTTTGCGATGTCTGGATTCTATTCATCAGTTTAGAATAAAGAATGG GTACTTTATTGCTACAAATGCAACATCAACATTCCGTTCCATTATCTCTACCTACCCAGGAGAATTAGTTATTGTCTCAATACAG TGTCCAAACCCTGATTTCAATAAACCTGAGCATAGATGGAGAATGCTTCAGAGATCTTTAATTGAACCAGTGGTGGATCTTCTAGCATCTGATGGGAAGGTATCCGGTCTTCCCCATTGCTAA